A genome region from Armatimonadota bacterium includes the following:
- the ubiE gene encoding bifunctional demethylmenaquinone methyltransferase/2-methoxy-6-polyprenyl-1,4-benzoquinol methylase UbiE, with the protein MSLQIEQITKLGKNKACSKEEYIECLFASIAKRYDIANTILSLNLHKSWRRFALKQTKLAEGDTAVDICTGTGDLAIEIARAVGTGKVIAVDFCRPMLDLCVRKLDRLGIRNISLIQGNAENLPLSSNTYKTATIGFGIRNVSNVERTFSEMARVVAPGGSVVCLEFSRPRGKLFAQMYNLYSHKILPLVGGLLSGSREAYEYLNLSIDSFLSREELSDIMKKVGLQDIKVFDLTGGIVAVHVGVKK; encoded by the coding sequence ATGAGTCTGCAGATTGAGCAGATAACAAAATTGGGAAAAAATAAAGCCTGTTCAAAAGAAGAATACATCGAGTGTTTGTTTGCTAGCATTGCCAAAAGATATGACATAGCAAACACAATTCTCAGTCTGAACTTGCACAAGTCCTGGAGAAGATTTGCACTCAAGCAAACCAAGCTAGCCGAGGGCGATACAGCCGTTGATATTTGTACAGGAACCGGCGACTTAGCAATAGAAATTGCACGTGCAGTTGGAACAGGCAAAGTTATTGCAGTTGACTTTTGCCGACCCATGCTCGATTTATGTGTCCGCAAGCTCGACCGATTAGGAATAAGAAATATTAGCTTAATTCAGGGCAACGCTGAAAACCTACCACTATCATCAAATACTTACAAAACCGCAACAATTGGCTTTGGCATTCGAAATGTGAGTAATGTTGAGCGCACGTTTTCCGAAATGGCTCGCGTTGTAGCACCTGGAGGAAGTGTAGTATGCCTTGAATTCTCACGTCCCAGGGGCAAGCTTTTTGCCCAGATGTATAACTTATACTCCCATAAAATCCTTCCACTAGTTGGCGGCCTGCTAAGCGGCAGCCGTGAAGCATATGAATATCTTAACCTGTCAATCGATTCGTTCCTTTCAAGAGAGGAACTTTCGGATATAATGAAAAAAGTTGGGTTGCAAGATATCAAAGTGTTTGACCTTACGGGCGGCATAGTAGCCGTTCATGTTGGAGTTAAAAAATGA
- a CDS encoding NADH-quinone oxidoreductase subunit N: protein MDFKLAYIAPELILTIGGMLVLIIGLAIRNRMTAERVDILSPETASITVLLAALASSIWLMAHVGQGKWQFGQIFAVDGFAIFFKIIALVSTILVILMSIDFFRKVRFHRGEYYALLVFATLAITTMAASADMIMIYLSLEFLSITSYILTGYLKHDLKSNEAALKFFLYGSIAAAAMIYGMSILYGLTGTTNLLEMHAKLISPVEPIPSTYLPLLFLAILLVMVGFGFKIAAVPFHQWAPDTYEGAPTPITAFLSVGSKAAGFAVLARVLSIGITAGSFHWTSFIAALSAASMTLGNLTAIPQLNIKRMLAYSSIAQAGYILVGVASMPFSERYGLQSVLLYVFIYLFMNLGAFAVVTIISAKLGSDEIDDYSGLISRSPFAAASLAFFLLALAGIPPTAGILAKFYIFLAAINSGIDYLFWLAVIAIVNTVISVYYYMNVARVMFFVKPKNNEPIRTSRPLAFVLAMTLAMTVVVLLYPQPFILMAHASTQMLGK, encoded by the coding sequence GTGGATTTTAAGCTTGCTTACATAGCTCCTGAGTTGATTTTAACCATTGGCGGGATGCTTGTTCTAATAATCGGACTTGCAATACGAAACCGCATGACCGCCGAACGGGTGGATATCTTGTCACCAGAAACGGCAAGTATCACCGTTCTGCTTGCAGCGCTTGCCTCCTCGATTTGGCTTATGGCGCACGTGGGCCAAGGCAAATGGCAGTTTGGGCAAATTTTTGCTGTTGATGGTTTCGCTATCTTTTTCAAGATAATCGCTTTGGTTTCAACAATTCTGGTCATCTTAATGTCGATAGACTTTTTCAGAAAAGTGAGATTCCACCGAGGAGAATATTACGCGCTGCTTGTGTTCGCAACGCTAGCCATCACCACAATGGCAGCTTCAGCCGACATGATTATGATATACCTGTCGCTGGAGTTCCTAAGCATCACGTCGTATATCCTTACGGGTTACCTGAAGCATGACTTAAAATCAAACGAAGCCGCTCTTAAATTTTTCTTATACGGGTCAATTGCAGCAGCTGCAATGATTTACGGCATGTCAATCCTCTATGGCTTGACAGGAACAACCAATTTGCTTGAGATGCATGCAAAGCTTATCTCGCCCGTAGAACCGATTCCCTCGACTTACCTTCCGCTGCTATTCCTAGCAATCTTGCTAGTAATGGTGGGATTTGGATTCAAAATAGCAGCCGTGCCGTTCCATCAATGGGCCCCAGATACTTACGAGGGAGCACCAACTCCAATAACAGCGTTCCTATCAGTCGGATCTAAGGCTGCAGGATTTGCAGTATTGGCCAGGGTCCTTTCAATTGGAATCACTGCAGGGTCGTTCCATTGGACCTCGTTTATCGCTGCATTATCCGCCGCAAGCATGACGCTTGGAAACTTGACGGCTATACCTCAGCTAAACATAAAAAGAATGCTCGCATACTCAAGTATTGCGCAGGCGGGATACATCCTTGTCGGCGTTGCCTCAATGCCATTCAGCGAGCGATATGGGCTGCAATCTGTGCTTCTCTATGTGTTTATTTACTTGTTCATGAATCTCGGAGCGTTTGCAGTTGTGACAATCATCTCGGCAAAACTTGGGTCGGATGAAATAGATGACTACTCAGGGCTAATCAGCCGCTCGCCATTTGCCGCAGCCTCTCTTGCATTCTTCCTGCTTGCTTTGGCTGGCATACCTCCGACTGCGGGTATCTTAGCCAAATTCTATATTTTTCTAGCAGCAATCAACTCTGGAATCGACTACCTTTTCTGGCTGGCTGTAATAGCGATTGTGAATACCGTAATATCGGTATACTACTACATGAACGTAGCCCGAGTAATGTTCTTTGTGAAGCCAAAAAACAACGAGCCAATTCGCACATCTCGGCCACTGGCATTCGTGCTTGCGATGACCTTAGCAATGACGGTGGTGGTGCTATTATACCCCCAGCCTTTCATCCTTATGGCTCATGCCTCAACGCAAATGCTAGGGAAGTAG
- a CDS encoding NADH-quinone oxidoreductase subunit M, translated as MDSWILTLITFVPLVGALAVLFIPKEKHGAIKWTSLLFSLVPLALSIMLWTGYDASKAGMQYVVKIPWIRVLNVHYYMGVDGISIPFIFLTALLTTLSLVYSWIVTERPKEYFLLFLFLETGMIGVFTSLDFFLFYLFWEISLVPMYFIIGVWGGPRKEYAAIKFFLYTLVGSVAMLLAIIGVYFYTDPHTFSIPEAIQQLPFAGNFALQSLAFWAFFLAFAIKVPMWPFHTWLPDAHVEAPTAGSVILAGILLKLGGYGFLRILLPMLPEASHAYATWVAILALISIIYGGLVAMAQKDMKKLIAYSSVNHMGFVMLGVAAAMAATNASKMADKVIALNGATLQMFSHGLLTGALFLLVGVIYERTHNRDLDQFGGLGAKIPIYAGLLSFMAFGSLGLPGLSGFISEFLVFRGAIPIFTIISALGVIGIVINAAYLLWMLQRVLLGPLNPKWAEITDTDAREIISLVPLAALSLLVGILPSLVIRTFDGSLQQIVQLVSRSAGG; from the coding sequence ATGGATTCGTGGATACTGACGCTAATAACCTTTGTACCGTTGGTTGGAGCATTGGCGGTTCTATTCATCCCAAAGGAAAAACATGGGGCGATTAAATGGACCTCGCTGTTATTCAGCCTGGTGCCACTGGCGCTGTCAATCATGCTTTGGACTGGCTATGACGCGTCTAAGGCAGGAATGCAGTATGTAGTCAAGATTCCTTGGATTCGGGTGCTTAACGTTCACTACTACATGGGCGTTGACGGAATCAGCATCCCGTTTATATTTTTGACAGCGCTTTTGACCACACTTTCGCTAGTCTACTCCTGGATAGTAACCGAGCGGCCAAAGGAATACTTCCTATTATTCCTTTTCCTTGAGACGGGAATGATAGGGGTTTTCACATCGTTGGACTTCTTCCTCTTCTACTTGTTCTGGGAGATAAGCCTCGTGCCGATGTATTTCATCATTGGTGTATGGGGCGGACCGAGAAAGGAATATGCAGCTATCAAGTTCTTTCTATATACCCTTGTCGGAAGCGTTGCAATGCTTCTCGCGATAATCGGCGTATATTTCTACACCGACCCACACACTTTCAGCATTCCAGAAGCCATTCAGCAGCTTCCTTTTGCCGGCAATTTTGCCTTGCAATCGTTAGCATTTTGGGCGTTTTTCCTCGCGTTTGCGATCAAAGTGCCAATGTGGCCGTTCCATACATGGCTTCCGGATGCACACGTTGAGGCGCCCACTGCTGGGAGCGTGATTCTTGCAGGCATTCTCCTGAAACTTGGCGGGTACGGCTTTTTGCGCATACTACTTCCAATGCTACCTGAAGCATCACATGCTTACGCAACATGGGTTGCAATACTAGCGCTAATTAGCATCATATACGGCGGACTTGTAGCAATGGCGCAAAAAGACATGAAAAAGCTCATCGCATATTCCTCGGTGAATCACATGGGCTTTGTCATGCTCGGAGTAGCAGCGGCGATGGCTGCTACAAACGCAAGCAAGATGGCAGATAAGGTAATCGCATTGAACGGGGCTACCTTGCAAATGTTTAGCCATGGGCTGCTTACTGGCGCATTATTCCTTTTGGTTGGTGTGATATATGAACGAACACACAACCGCGACCTTGACCAGTTTGGTGGCTTAGGCGCGAAAATTCCAATTTACGCCGGCCTCTTAAGCTTCATGGCGTTTGGCTCTCTTGGCCTTCCGGGGCTGTCCGGCTTCATATCCGAATTTCTTGTATTTCGAGGGGCAATCCCCATCTTTACAATCATCTCCGCTTTAGGCGTAATCGGCATAGTCATCAATGCCGCATATTTGCTTTGGATGCTCCAAAGGGTTCTTCTTGGGCCACTAAACCCTAAATGGGCTGAAATCACAGATACCGATGCAAGGGAGATCATAAGCCTCGTGCCGCTTGCCGCACTCTCGCTTTTGGTAGGAATTCTCCCTTCCTTGGTAATCCGAACATTTGATGGCTCACTCCAACAGATTGTGCAACTAGTATCAAGGAGCGCCGGAGGTTAA